Proteins co-encoded in one Sporosarcina sp. FSL K6-1522 genomic window:
- a CDS encoding CbrC family protein, protein MPENLIAQWQGQRKTFDAKNAKAINAMHKLREQVQKAEPTEVNLRMLVEIFCMLQMYDEAYKIFTSVMDLRNKKDQKKYGAIKYWIDNPQNVKPLLPRVIQEASELKTPLPTFKYMPNPLQSNIFETGERVVCDCCEQEVDIYYTGGIYAVEEVEYLCPSCIHSGLAAEKFDGEFQQDLLNPELVKSEHYTDEVLHRTPGYISWQGNNWVAHCTDYCAFIGYVGWDELVEMGVTEEIEHEDYTNEELAFSLRNNGSHQGYLFQCLECKQYVLYSDFD, encoded by the coding sequence ATGCCGGAAAATCTTATTGCGCAATGGCAAGGGCAAAGAAAGACGTTTGACGCAAAGAATGCCAAAGCCATTAACGCCATGCATAAGCTTAGGGAGCAAGTTCAAAAAGCGGAGCCAACAGAGGTAAATTTGCGCATGCTCGTCGAGATTTTCTGCATGCTGCAAATGTATGATGAGGCCTATAAAATTTTTACATCCGTCATGGATTTACGCAATAAAAAGGATCAGAAAAAATACGGTGCGATTAAATATTGGATTGACAATCCACAAAATGTAAAGCCATTATTGCCACGCGTTATTCAGGAGGCATCAGAGCTGAAAACCCCATTACCGACATTTAAATATATGCCAAACCCATTGCAATCGAATATTTTTGAAACGGGTGAACGGGTTGTTTGCGATTGCTGTGAGCAGGAAGTGGACATTTATTATACAGGCGGGATTTATGCGGTGGAGGAAGTGGAATATCTTTGTCCAAGCTGTATTCATAGTGGACTAGCTGCCGAAAAATTTGACGGAGAGTTTCAACAAGATTTACTAAATCCAGAGCTTGTTAAAAGTGAGCACTATACAGATGAAGTGCTGCATCGAACACCTGGCTATATTAGTTGGCAGGGCAATAATTGGGTAGCTCATTGTACGGATTATTGCGCATTCATTGGTTATGTTGGCTGGGATGAACTCGTTGAAATGGGGGTCACAGAAGAAATAGAACATGAGGACTATACAAACGAAGAATTAGCTTTTAGCCTACGCAATAATGGCTCACATCAAGGCTATCTATTTCAATGCTTAGAATGTAAGCAGTACGTTCTTTATTCCGACTTTGATTAA
- a CDS encoding polysaccharide deacetylase family protein, translated as MKRTSPLLSILFVGLVVVLFGSMSKPVHTSSQVEKKTLAEEIQSYAEEHRTEPIDAKIDRVWKAIPGYNGLSVDIDASLRKMSPGQKFDAAQLILKEVAPKVHLSDLSPSPIYRGNPEKPMVALFINVAWGDEFIPTILETLKKREVKATFFFDGSWVKKNPDLAKLIYQDNHEIGNHAYSHPDLQHLSQQETNNELKKTSDVIEQTLGIQPKWFAPPSGSFNQQTVDIARKLDMYTVLWTVDTVDWRKPATSDMVQKVLSEVGSGSMVLMHPTKPVAEGLGQMIEGIEEKGYVLGTVSEIMSEDRIDLKE; from the coding sequence ATGAAAAGGACATCCCCGCTACTGAGCATACTATTTGTTGGTTTAGTTGTGGTGTTATTTGGCAGTATGTCGAAGCCTGTACACACATCATCACAGGTTGAAAAGAAGACTTTAGCTGAAGAGATTCAATCGTATGCGGAAGAACATCGTACGGAACCCATTGATGCGAAGATTGACCGAGTATGGAAGGCAATCCCAGGCTACAACGGATTGTCAGTGGATATCGATGCAAGCCTTCGAAAGATGTCACCGGGGCAAAAGTTTGACGCGGCCCAGCTTATCTTGAAAGAAGTCGCGCCGAAAGTTCATTTAAGTGATTTATCTCCATCGCCAATTTATCGTGGAAACCCTGAAAAACCAATGGTTGCCTTATTCATCAATGTCGCATGGGGAGATGAATTCATTCCCACAATCCTTGAAACGCTGAAAAAACGCGAAGTAAAGGCTACGTTCTTTTTTGACGGGAGCTGGGTGAAAAAAAATCCCGATTTAGCCAAGTTGATTTATCAAGACAACCATGAAATCGGCAACCATGCTTATAGTCACCCAGATCTCCAACATTTATCGCAACAGGAAACAAACAATGAATTGAAAAAGACAAGTGACGTCATTGAACAAACGTTAGGCATTCAACCGAAGTGGTTCGCCCCACCGAGCGGAAGTTTTAATCAGCAGACCGTGGACATTGCACGAAAACTCGATATGTACACCGTTCTTTGGACAGTCGACACGGTTGATTGGCGGAAGCCCGCGACATCGGACATGGTTCAGAAGGTCCTATCTGAAGTTGGTAGCGGTTCGATGGTATTAATGCATCCCACCAAGCCGGTTGCTGAAGGTTTGGGGCAAATGATAGAGGGTATTGAGGAAAAAGGCTATGTTCTCGGAACAGTGTCCGAAATCATGAGTGAGGATCGCATTGATCTTAAAGAATAA
- a CDS encoding Imm51 family immunity protein, whose product MNKEQLKNLDMWFNEEQHELIIQELTKTALDKLEYELTGHLARAYNNVGQYGKAIILLSGVRDEGETDSLWHYRLGYAYYYAGREEEALRYFENAYRLDPTDEQAKMFIQSIGDILGENQGMQNTVVDEEALLPFRWVAHASSVSLILNAGSYKNEVFAGRIDEGFEGNGYDWGSLAAVFIDEVMPDLEGRVHFDPEADMFCAYSEDGESLKQFALGFKAACEDDVLIRDLFSRSELD is encoded by the coding sequence GTGAACAAGGAACAATTGAAGAATTTGGATATGTGGTTTAATGAGGAGCAGCATGAGTTGATTATTCAAGAACTGACAAAAACGGCTCTTGACAAGTTGGAGTATGAACTTACAGGCCACTTGGCACGTGCTTATAATAATGTTGGGCAATATGGCAAGGCGATTATCTTACTGTCGGGTGTACGGGACGAAGGAGAAACGGATTCACTCTGGCACTATCGATTAGGCTATGCCTATTATTATGCTGGCAGAGAGGAAGAAGCGCTCCGATATTTTGAGAATGCTTATCGACTAGATCCAACGGACGAGCAAGCTAAAATGTTTATACAGTCGATTGGAGATATCCTTGGAGAGAATCAGGGAATGCAGAATACGGTTGTAGACGAAGAAGCACTGTTGCCTTTCAGATGGGTTGCCCATGCTAGTTCAGTGTCGTTGATATTGAATGCGGGAAGCTATAAAAATGAGGTTTTTGCCGGGCGGATTGATGAAGGGTTTGAAGGTAATGGGTATGACTGGGGCTCTTTGGCCGCCGTATTTATAGACGAAGTCATGCCGGATTTGGAAGGACGAGTTCATTTTGATCCAGAGGCAGATATGTTCTGTGCTTATTCGGAGGATGGCGAGTCACTGAAACAATTTGCGCTGGGGTTTAAGGCTGCGTGCGAAGATGATGTGTTAATACGGGATTTGTTTTCGCGGTCAGAGTTGGATTAA
- a CDS encoding DUF4274 domain-containing protein: MISEQRENELASMMQWAICAGDDYYFEMAQDQFDKSMKGHEGEGFYHAYVRQRKVGFESFKNEIAEQMAAIDDAEELHSLLVDYNYDDGAWAIEQVLMHPHCDIATARMVYWLMEPSYYYEEFGGLEQTPEDSVNRTDAELLAKIEEKAGAGLFQSGLQVAEDEDFAPKRDDTPPYHQIPTVLWKPAS, from the coding sequence ATGATTAGTGAACAACGGGAAAATGAATTGGCGAGCATGATGCAATGGGCGATATGCGCTGGAGATGATTATTATTTTGAAATGGCTCAGGACCAGTTTGATAAAAGTATGAAGGGGCATGAGGGAGAGGGGTTTTATCACGCTTATGTGCGCCAGCGAAAAGTGGGTTTTGAGTCATTTAAAAATGAGATTGCTGAGCAAATGGCGGCGATTGATGATGCAGAAGAGTTACATAGTTTGCTTGTAGACTACAATTATGATGATGGTGCTTGGGCGATCGAACAAGTACTGATGCACCCACATTGCGATATCGCGACTGCTCGGATGGTCTATTGGCTTATGGAACCAAGCTATTATTATGAAGAGTTCGGTGGACTGGAGCAGACACCCGAAGATTCTGTGAACCGTACGGATGCAGAGCTATTGGCGAAAATCGAAGAAAAAGCAGGTGCCGGACTATTTCAAAGCGGGCTGCAGGTGGCCGAAGATGAGGATTTTGCACCAAAGCGTGATGACACGCCCCCGTATCATCAAATTCCAACAGTGCTTTGGAAGCCAGCGTCATAA
- a CDS encoding DUF2975 domain-containing protein: MNVKRGSTTFLKVIIFLIGIAVLAVCIFLFPEAARRDAIERPGDYSLYPLLVCAYGICITFSVALYQVFKLLTYIEKNNAFSELSLKSLKVIKKCAFTVIFFILLAIVYLRVHAQFTGDDAAGPISLSLMGILATSIIAAIVDALQKPLKNVPDIKSKND; encoded by the coding sequence ATGAATGTTAAACGAGGTTCAACCACGTTCTTAAAGGTAATTATTTTTCTGATTGGAATTGCAGTGCTTGCCGTGTGTATATTTTTATTTCCTGAAGCAGCGAGAAGAGACGCGATAGAACGTCCAGGTGATTATTCGCTATATCCACTTTTGGTATGTGCATATGGAATATGTATTACTTTTTCTGTAGCGTTGTATCAAGTATTTAAACTTTTAACTTATATCGAAAAGAACAATGCTTTTTCTGAGTTATCTCTTAAATCTTTGAAGGTAATAAAAAAATGCGCTTTTACTGTCATTTTCTTCATTTTGTTAGCAATAGTTTATTTAAGGGTACATGCTCAATTCACAGGTGATGATGCAGCAGGTCCTATATCACTAAGTCTAATGGGGATTTTAGCAACAAGTATCATCGCGGCCATTGTGGATGCACTTCAAAAGCCATTAAAAAATGTCCCAGATATTAAGTCGAAAAATGATTAA
- a CDS encoding imm68 putative immunity domain-containing protein — MEMGLYIERWWNKYVGGTDDTCSLIDYLTDRGFRHGMPVEIQLKTILQDFQLTATREMEDIRQTTDVYYAFGEGFRLDIHCAINLLMDVAAILLECQKNGQIRVMDLDNTHKEEAAIITIKAEQEDVMLLKNWMADFIQQPLRYDLAEFCSEEEMREIATQCQAIVAELTIGEERRYE, encoded by the coding sequence ATGGAAATGGGTCTGTATATTGAGCGATGGTGGAACAAATATGTTGGCGGAACCGATGATACATGTAGTTTGATTGACTACTTGACTGATAGGGGATTTCGGCATGGTATGCCAGTAGAAATCCAGTTGAAAACGATTCTGCAAGACTTTCAATTAACGGCTACGCGAGAAATGGAAGATATACGTCAAACAACAGATGTTTATTATGCTTTTGGGGAAGGGTTTCGGCTTGATATCCACTGTGCCATTAATTTGTTGATGGATGTGGCGGCGATTTTATTGGAATGTCAGAAGAATGGACAGATTCGTGTGATGGATTTGGATAATACTCATAAGGAAGAGGCGGCGATTATAACTATAAAGGCGGAACAGGAAGATGTAATGTTGCTGAAAAACTGGATGGCTGATTTTATCCAACAGCCTCTACGTTATGACTTGGCGGAGTTTTGTTCGGAAGAGGAGATGCGGGAAATTGCTACCCAGTGTCAAGCAATCGTAGCTGAACTAACCATTGGTGAGGAGAGGCGTTATGAATAA
- a CDS encoding OsmC family protein: MQVMTTWTGGRAFTAVGDSGYDINMDATELYGGLGKGATPTEMLLGAVAGCIGIDVTMILRPHLEKISKIEIVTDGTRKEEPPKGFIAIEVTFLIEGDIDSKKVWRAIRLGKEKYCSVSDSLKADVQFKLVLNGEEQEE; this comes from the coding sequence ATGCAAGTAATGACAACATGGACAGGCGGACGTGCTTTTACTGCAGTCGGCGATTCAGGATATGACATTAATATGGATGCGACAGAACTATATGGAGGCCTAGGGAAGGGCGCTACACCTACCGAAATGCTACTTGGTGCCGTAGCGGGGTGTATTGGAATCGATGTGACGATGATTTTAAGACCTCATCTAGAAAAGATTAGCAAAATCGAAATTGTCACGGATGGAACAAGAAAGGAAGAACCTCCTAAAGGTTTTATAGCGATTGAGGTGACATTTCTGATTGAGGGGGATATCGACAGTAAGAAAGTGTGGCGGGCTATTCGTCTTGGGAAAGAGAAATATTGTTCAGTGTCGGATTCTTTAAAAGCGGATGTGCAATTTAAGTTGGTGTTGAATGGGGAAGAGCAGGAAGAGTAA
- a CDS encoding DUF2564 family protein has protein sequence MAKDSDISWKKDHPSAFFSNSVQKANRAVKQAMSHPEEMAVEHAFNAISRAEKAYINAEQHNEHMDAVPQNKEQLDLMKQQLNEVQGIVKKQ, from the coding sequence ATGGCTAAGGACTCAGATATAAGTTGGAAAAAGGATCATCCGAGTGCTTTTTTCAGCAATTCCGTACAAAAGGCAAATCGTGCGGTAAAGCAAGCGATGTCGCATCCGGAAGAGATGGCAGTTGAGCATGCGTTCAATGCAATATCACGTGCGGAAAAGGCATATATAAATGCAGAACAACATAATGAGCATATGGATGCGGTTCCGCAAAACAAAGAACAGTTAGACTTGATGAAGCAGCAATTGAACGAAGTCCAAGGAATTGTAAAAAAACAGTAA
- a CDS encoding gamma-type small acid-soluble spore protein, which produces MDSHTQKRFTEAGTDIEEVKRQNANSGPTYNEIKEILAKTGGFGTAIYSDTSVNEARKKNQ; this is translated from the coding sequence ATGGACAGCCACACTCAAAAAAGATTCACGGAAGCAGGTACAGATATTGAGGAAGTCAAAAGACAAAATGCAAACTCAGGCCCGACTTATAATGAAATAAAAGAAATACTCGCGAAAACAGGGGGATTCGGAACGGCAATTTATAGTGATACTAGTGTAAATGAAGCAAGAAAGAAAAATCAGTAA
- a CDS encoding AbgT family transporter, with protein MDQSKPSKSVRLLNFIEEQGNKLPHPVTIFMIFTLIVIALSHIFYVMGTGVSFEGVNHETGQIEMLTVKAVSLLVPEGIAYMFSNVVANFTSFVALGPVLVAMLGVGVAEKSGYISALMTNTVTKAPKKFVTPIVVLMGVLSNVAASVGYVVLVPLGAIIFLGFKRHPLAGLSAAFAGVAGGYSANLFLGTNDPLLSGITTEASHILDVGYVVNPTDNWFFMFVSTFLIVIIGTLVTDKLIEPKLGTYVPSEPMEHQNQISALEKKGLFWANLSILLTVIVIALLILPENGILRGEGGSIIKSPFMSSIIFIMMLVFLVPGVVYGFVTKSVKNDKDVANLMTASLETMSGFIVLIFFAAQFVALFNYTNLGTIIAVKGADFLQAIHLDGAPLLVALIFITTIINLFIAADSAKWAIMAPVFVPMFMQMGIAPEVTQVAYRVGDSATNIISPLMPFFPLVVAFAQRYGKENGVGTVISLMLPYSIIILISWTFFFIIWYVLGIPVGPGTNLNY; from the coding sequence ATGGATCAATCAAAACCATCCAAGTCGGTTCGGCTATTGAATTTTATTGAGGAACAAGGAAATAAACTGCCACATCCGGTTACGATTTTTATGATTTTTACGTTAATTGTTATTGCTTTATCGCATATTTTCTATGTCATGGGGACGGGCGTCAGCTTTGAAGGGGTCAATCATGAAACAGGGCAAATTGAGATGCTGACGGTCAAGGCGGTCAGTTTGCTTGTGCCTGAAGGCATTGCCTATATGTTTTCAAATGTTGTCGCAAACTTTACTTCTTTCGTGGCACTTGGACCGGTACTTGTAGCTATGCTTGGGGTTGGAGTTGCGGAGAAAAGCGGATATATCAGTGCGTTAATGACAAATACGGTGACAAAAGCACCTAAGAAATTTGTGACACCGATTGTCGTGCTGATGGGGGTATTGTCCAACGTTGCTGCTTCTGTTGGGTATGTTGTGCTTGTACCACTTGGCGCTATCATCTTTTTAGGGTTTAAACGGCACCCGTTGGCGGGTTTGTCTGCCGCGTTTGCCGGTGTTGCGGGAGGCTATTCGGCTAACCTGTTTTTGGGGACGAACGATCCGTTGCTAAGCGGAATTACAACAGAGGCGTCACATATATTGGATGTCGGGTATGTTGTGAACCCAACCGATAACTGGTTCTTTATGTTCGTTTCGACCTTCCTCATCGTCATTATCGGAACGCTTGTGACGGATAAACTCATCGAGCCCAAATTGGGGACATACGTACCAAGCGAACCGATGGAACATCAAAACCAAATCTCCGCTTTGGAGAAAAAAGGGCTGTTCTGGGCGAATCTTTCCATTCTCCTTACCGTTATTGTAATCGCACTCCTTATTCTCCCGGAAAACGGGATTTTGAGAGGCGAGGGTGGCAGCATTATCAAGTCGCCATTTATGAGCAGTATTATTTTCATCATGATGCTAGTCTTTTTAGTGCCAGGTGTCGTCTATGGATTCGTGACGAAGTCGGTCAAAAATGATAAAGATGTCGCCAATTTAATGACAGCTTCATTAGAAACAATGTCAGGATTCATTGTATTAATCTTTTTCGCTGCACAATTTGTAGCGTTATTCAATTATACGAATTTAGGGACCATCATTGCGGTGAAAGGGGCCGATTTTTTACAGGCCATTCATCTTGATGGTGCACCATTACTTGTGGCGCTGATTTTTATTACGACTATTATTAACTTATTTATCGCTGCGGATTCAGCGAAATGGGCGATTATGGCGCCTGTTTTTGTGCCGATGTTCATGCAGATGGGCATTGCGCCAGAAGTGACTCAAGTGGCGTATCGGGTAGGAGATTCTGCGACGAATATCATTTCACCGCTGATGCCATTCTTTCCGCTTGTGGTAGCTTTTGCACAGCGCTATGGCAAAGAAAATGGCGTGGGGACAGTGATATCACTCATGTTGCCCTATTCGATTATCATCCTCATTAGCTGGACATTCTTCTTTATCATTTGGTATGTACTCGGTATTCCGGTCGGTCCGGGAACTAATTTGAACTACTAA
- a CDS encoding MerR family transcriptional regulator, with product MYLSTGELSKRLNVSVRTLRYYDQVGLVQPSKKEEGGKRFYSEQDIVALEKILLLKSLSLSLEDCKKIVTEKSITSILLAHKSLLEEQADNVQKSIQHTTSLLNVLKLEGSINWEDLLALVVNQENERDWQQYFTEDEKQRLIEQLPKLEKDNSTTKKWMNLIKRIEMCMDKELSPQSKEMQLIMDDMNILSEETFQGDQQLMDKFWEVRKSEKASEDLRLYPIQPAILEFIEQALQVEE from the coding sequence ATGTATTTATCAACAGGAGAATTATCGAAACGTCTGAACGTGTCTGTTAGAACGCTGAGGTATTATGATCAGGTTGGTCTTGTCCAACCTTCCAAAAAAGAGGAAGGAGGTAAACGTTTTTATTCAGAGCAAGATATTGTAGCACTTGAAAAAATACTGCTTTTAAAATCACTATCACTCTCTCTTGAAGATTGTAAAAAAATTGTAACGGAAAAATCCATTACATCTATCTTATTGGCACATAAATCTTTATTGGAAGAACAAGCAGATAACGTACAAAAATCGATTCAACACACAACTTCCTTATTAAATGTTTTGAAATTGGAAGGATCTATCAATTGGGAAGACCTGCTTGCTTTAGTCGTCAACCAAGAAAATGAACGTGATTGGCAACAATATTTCACGGAAGATGAAAAACAACGATTGATAGAGCAACTTCCCAAGCTTGAAAAGGACAATTCAACGACAAAAAAATGGATGAATCTAATCAAACGGATTGAAATGTGCATGGATAAGGAACTATCTCCACAATCGAAAGAAATGCAGCTCATCATGGATGATATGAACATCCTATCAGAAGAAACATTCCAGGGAGACCAACAATTGATGGATAAGTTCTGGGAAGTTCGAAAATCCGAAAAAGCATCAGAGGATTTAAGACTCTATCCAATTCAACCCGCCATCCTCGAATTTATCGAGCAGGCTCTCCAAGTCGAGGAATGA
- a CDS encoding GyrI-like domain-containing protein — protein sequence MADYTIEEKDGFTVLGFGTELKSDYTDFAGITQEKADFWQSVNQDGTLDRLKAVATNDNIFAVNEAVNNKMMHYAGVMTNETLPEASRVIQFPKGEYVIVKGEAKTAEELSNMLTGIAFGQVLPEATDVAYVGGPNTTVEMGERNGFVFGEMWIPVVRK from the coding sequence ATGGCAGATTATACAATCGAAGAAAAAGATGGCTTTACGGTTTTAGGGTTTGGGACTGAACTGAAGAGCGATTACACAGACTTTGCGGGCATAACACAGGAAAAGGCTGACTTTTGGCAATCCGTAAACCAAGACGGAACACTTGACCGTTTAAAAGCCGTTGCGACAAATGACAACATTTTTGCGGTGAATGAAGCGGTAAATAATAAGATGATGCATTATGCCGGTGTCATGACAAATGAAACATTACCGGAAGCGTCCAGAGTCATCCAATTTCCGAAGGGTGAATATGTAATCGTGAAAGGCGAAGCAAAAACGGCTGAGGAATTGAGTAACATGTTAACGGGGATCGCTTTTGGTCAAGTCTTGCCAGAAGCAACGGATGTTGCCTATGTTGGCGGGCCGAATACAACGGTTGAAATGGGAGAACGAAACGGCTTCGTTTTTGGTGAAATGTGGATTCCTGTTGTGAGGAAGTAA
- a CDS encoding CbrC family protein translates to MNDDEIYFKYSPNIRDIDVLEAGDGICNCCEESVSLYYPTMYCVADIHCLCLSCIASGAAAAKFEGRIYTRCGNGQGF, encoded by the coding sequence ATGAACGACGATGAAATCTACTTCAAGTATAGTCCCAATATAAGAGATATTGATGTGCTTGAAGCGGGAGATGGGATTTGTAATTGTTGTGAAGAGTCGGTTAGCCTCTATTATCCTACGATGTATTGCGTAGCGGATATTCATTGTCTTTGCCTATCCTGCATTGCGAGTGGGGCGGCGGCAGCGAAATTTGAGGGTAGAATTTATACAAGATGCGGAAATGGACAAGGTTTCTGA
- a CDS encoding DUF4303 domain-containing protein, producing the protein MKQKIKLAVHEAYTAMYETLKDEQIYAVVLVTDSDCGSLYLTMGTEKSLLQIGENYQDDPENFRFLKDEFLHESDTDLIRKMSHELFDRVDHADNALDADEQYAAHIVEIHEAMSDAMYELKQEGIIDENIFALISVTDDEDEERLEITSAKRCNPNHPLLPAFLLNWRQ; encoded by the coding sequence ATGAAACAGAAAATCAAATTAGCTGTACATGAAGCCTATACAGCTATGTACGAGACTTTAAAGGACGAACAAATATATGCAGTTGTACTCGTGACAGACAGTGATTGTGGTAGCCTCTATTTAACAATGGGAACGGAAAAATCACTTCTGCAAATCGGAGAAAATTATCAGGACGATCCAGAAAACTTTCGCTTTTTAAAAGATGAATTTTTACATGAAAGTGATACGGACCTGATTCGAAAAATGAGCCATGAGCTATTTGATAGAGTAGATCATGCAGATAACGCATTAGATGCTGATGAACAATATGCAGCACATATAGTGGAAATCCATGAGGCCATGAGCGATGCAATGTACGAATTAAAACAAGAGGGCATTATTGATGAAAATATTTTTGCACTTATTTCAGTAACGGATGATGAGGACGAAGAAAGGTTGGAAATTACATCAGCCAAACGCTGTAATCCAAATCATCCATTGCTCCCTGCCTTTTTGCTTAACTGGCGGCAATAA
- a CDS encoding VOC family protein — translation MGRLIHFEIHVDDMERAKQFYGEVFGWSFQDWSDYAGMPYFGAVTGDDKELGINGALMQRQSAPPEVGQALNGFACTMGVENYDVTEEKILANGGTVAKPKHPLPGMAWQGYYLDSEGNIFGIHQPDDNAK, via the coding sequence ATGGGACGATTAATTCATTTCGAAATTCACGTAGATGATATGGAGCGAGCAAAACAGTTTTATGGTGAAGTATTTGGATGGTCATTTCAAGATTGGAGTGATTATGCGGGAATGCCTTATTTCGGTGCCGTTACAGGTGATGACAAAGAACTTGGAATCAACGGAGCCTTGATGCAACGACAAAGTGCACCACCCGAAGTAGGACAAGCTTTAAATGGATTTGCTTGTACAATGGGTGTGGAAAATTACGACGTAACGGAAGAGAAGATTTTAGCGAATGGCGGTACCGTCGCCAAGCCTAAACATCCCCTTCCCGGCATGGCGTGGCAAGGATATTATCTAGACTCAGAAGGCAATATTTTTGGAATCCATCAACCAGATGACAATGCCAAATAG
- a CDS encoding type II CAAX endopeptidase family protein produces MNNRELFFNQSPWSWKEFIQLLVLVLVLVPFFVEYLLMNYLSGLFQNDLYAGTLVGFIMSIIFMSGLYLIALKPKRLSWHDVGLNHFPLNYWGPIAGWTVVLIIVSILLVLAMALVGIGVENSKTESIQSHITPVNFLIAFVSASIISPLYEEIFYRGFLYRLLRSKLGITIGMLVSSFIFMIVHLPTYNVLPVTFVSGLVFSWTYEKTGSVIPGIIIHGTFNGIALILTTFS; encoded by the coding sequence TTGAACAATCGTGAATTATTTTTTAATCAGTCGCCATGGTCATGGAAGGAATTTATCCAACTTCTTGTTCTCGTATTAGTTTTAGTCCCTTTTTTCGTTGAGTATTTATTGATGAATTACTTGTCAGGGTTATTTCAAAATGACTTGTATGCTGGTACTTTGGTTGGTTTTATTATGTCTATCATTTTTATGTCGGGACTTTATTTAATCGCGTTAAAACCCAAACGGCTCTCTTGGCATGATGTAGGTCTAAATCATTTCCCTCTGAATTATTGGGGGCCGATTGCTGGCTGGACAGTTGTTTTAATTATCGTTAGTATTTTGTTAGTCTTGGCTATGGCTCTAGTGGGGATAGGTGTTGAGAATAGTAAAACGGAGAGTATCCAATCTCACATAACACCTGTAAATTTCCTAATTGCTTTTGTATCAGCAAGTATCATTTCCCCCCTATACGAAGAGATATTTTATCGGGGGTTTCTTTATAGATTGTTGAGAAGTAAGCTTGGAATTACTATTGGAATGCTCGTTAGTTCTTTCATTTTCATGATTGTACATCTTCCAACATATAACGTCCTACCAGTTACCTTTGTATCTGGATTAGTCTTTTCTTGGACCTACGAAAAGACGGGTTCTGTGATTCCAGGCATCATTATTCATGGCACCTTTAATGGAATTGCTCTTATACTCACTACCTTTTCATGA